The genome window tatcttctttctttctttttttgattgatttcaaCAAATGGTATCTAGATTTTGGAATTGTTACATTGAATTTTGATTCACTTAACTAGAATTGCTTATAATTAAatgatctaaaatttaaatatccATCCATTTTAAAATGAGAAGATTGAATCTTGTTATActatcaaaatttaaacaataatcATTActatttttgatatatttttaaagagaaGTCATACATCcgcaacattttcacaataaatcataagtggtaagttgttattcgttctaatttgaatccacaacttaaattacttttttgctcatCCATAAGaatcagtaacaacctgccacttaagatttatcgtaaaaatgttgtgaaaatatgtgtacaTAGGATTTCTCATGAATAATTAATACTATGATAAAATTCggtttttactctttctttttttttttttttttggagcaaaaaatttatttattttacttattagttattacaatAGATAAAGCCATAAAACATAGAGATACCCTAATTCTTGTGTTTTGGATATAGTTACCTTGGGTGCCGTAAGGGGTGTCGTCTGATTTGCACGTCGTAAACATTATCCAATTTTTTATCCACATGAATTTTTGAGCAAATGGTATCTGCATTATTCTCGAGTCACATCCTTCAATCTTTGATTCACTTAGCTACAACCGCCCATAATTAAATGAGTTAAATAATAATGGCCAATTAAtggacaaaaagaaaataataattgcTGATTCGCTGTTTTGCATATAGAGATTTGGGCATAAAATTCCAATAGGCAAGAAATGGATGATTCATAACTTTATTCATGTGCAGTGGTGGGGTCTCCTATATACATTATACTTGTGTTTCATAAttagttgcatttttttttgtatgaaacACACACCCAAGTCTCATTAAAATTTGTGCATAGTCTTCACCAAATATCTAAATTATTATGAACAATGGAGGTGGTGGCGGCCACCGGCCACCTAGAGTTTAGACTCACCCTTTCTCTGAGTCTGTTCCTCACACTATATTAGATGCTAGTATTAAATTTATAGAGTTATTGATTTGATTGGTATTAACTATAGCATATTTacattaaatatttaaatgctTTGCTTGgttattaaaatttaagaggCACCGtttgatttaatgaatttattcTCATAGCTGAAGTCCAATAGCATAGCATCATAGTGATGCAGATCCAGAGTATTGGGATCTTGAACAGAGCAGTTTTAATCTTAACTTGTTAAAGGGAATTATAATTTTCACAGTTGTTGAACCTCTGcattttattaaatttacaaAGTTGTCTTAGATTCTCAATTAAATTGTGGGTTCCTAGTTAATTGAAgaggtaaaatattttgtaatcaaataagagatttgagatttatcattttttacacaaaaaaattattgatgtacacaaaaaaattattgatgttttaatctgataataaaaaataattattataagtgaacatcataaattaaaattctcttatttctttttataaaaattctcaattaaattaaattataaaattatatactgattacttcaagaaaaataatattatattttattaaaatcaattatGTGATTCGTTAACCAATAAATCCATATACGAcagttaaaaaaatgtataatacaACATCTAAAAAGAAATGTGTGTGGAAATCTAATTAGGTCAactgataaaaaattttatggtttAATAAGAGATTAAGCCTAACTAAAAATCGGTTGGTGTTTTagtttaatgataaagagcacAGTAAGAAGTGAATGCCATAATTAGCCcaattagtaaatatttttatagttgaataagagatttggaagATTAActttacaccaaaaatcgattaAAGAGCACAACACAATCATCAACAAATGCATAGTTTGaaactcaataaattaaatataaagaaaaaaaaaaagtgtccaGAATAGTTGTTGCGTCGTGGAAGTTAAGAAACTACTAGGCCATATCCTATTGACTGCTCTCATTGAATTTTCAAAGTCAAAGTGTGCCCAGCGCGTAAAAGTGTGGACTGCATTCTCTCATTTCAAATTGTCGGACCACAATTCCCATCTACCCCTGTTTTTTAGTGGGaccataaaaaaatagcatggTTGACAAATAAATTTGAGTACCTGCACTGTGGGAGCAAAGGACATACGTTACCCCCAGTCTTTGTTCACAAACTTCACCATACTTTTTATCATTCTTTGTGTCATATGCTTATCAAATTTATGAGTGAAAAATACTCTCTGCTGCAATCGGAAATTATTTGGTCAAACAGAAAACAACACATTATATACGTTGataataatgaaaacaaaaaaaggtaacaacttgagagaaaagaaaggctATTTTCCTGAAAAATAAATCATGTAATCCTTCTTTCTAGCTGTTAGTGTTCACAAAATCCTACACCTACAGCTCAATATTAGAtgaaaatcctaaaatttacaaaacacaattttaccCAATGTgattatccccaaaaaaaaaaaaatcaataaaaattgaagaaaaaatgtaatttttttttccctttggaaTTTCATTCTGAAACAATGGAGATTGTACCACTAGAGATGCTACCATGACTATGATCGCAGAGAGACAATGCCCGGTCCAAATTAGCAACAATGTCAGCCATGGTTGGCCTTTCCCTCCCTTCCAAATTCACACAATGCAATGCTGTATAGGCCATCAGTTCTACTGCCTCTGCTTCATTCAGTTCTGGAGGCCCAACCCTTGAGTCCAAGACCTTTCCCAATTCTCCAGCCATAATTGCTGGCACCGTGAAGTCCACCACACTTATGGGTGCCCCTCCATTTTCACCATTCTTGAATATAGCTCTCTTCCCTGTCAAAAGTTCCAATAATACTACTCCTAGACCATAAACATCACTCTTTGCTGTTAGTACATTAAGACCATAATACTCAGGATCAATGTACCCAACTGTTCCAGCTGCTTTCATTGGCCTATAATCGCGATCAGATTCTGGACCCATTAAAGACAATCCAAAATCAGATACTCTGGCTGTCCAGTAAGCGTCTAACAATATGTTAGAGGACTTGATGTCTCTATGAATTATAGGTGGGACTGCATAATTGTGAAGATATTCGATCCCTCGAGCTGCATCCAATGCGATTTTGATCCTCATTTTCCAAGAATTCAAAACACTGCTACTCTTCTCCACATTGTTCTTGTCATGTAAATGATCATAAAGTGCACCATTCTTCATGAACTCATAAACCAACAGCCTCTCTTCCTTTTcatcacaaaacccaacaaGCCTAACTAAATGCTTGTGATGAAGCCGTGACAAGAATGCCAATTCTGAATCAAATGCGCTTTCTTTCTCTTGATATTTCTTCATAATTAAACTAGTATCACCCCTTTTGATCGCAACCTCACGGCCATCTACCAATTTGCCTCTATACACAACACCGAAGCTTCCAGCACCAATCTTGTTCTCCAAAGCGAAATTGTTGGTGGCTGCTGCTAGCTCAGCTAGTGAAAATTCCTCAGCCTTATCCGTGTGCTTTGACGAGGTACCACTCCTCTGCCGCCTCATAATCCTCGACCCTTGACGCCTAATTGTGGATGACCTTGAAGGCGGGCTATTGTTCGAGGTTGTTCCATTGTTAGAACTAGCAGCTCTAGTGATTGTAGGTTGCACTGAATTATGCACTTTCTTCTTCCCAAAACAAACACCAGTCCACAAGCAATAAATCACAGTGCAAATACCCGCAAATCCTCCAATCGATCCCACAATGCAAAAGGCCAATAAACCCCTTCTCAAACCCTTGGATGGTGATGAATTCGATGAGGGGGTTGGGGTTGGGGTTGGTGAAGGTACTGGCTGTTGCGTTGAATTTACATTCTTACAAACCGGACAAATAATCCCAAAACCAGAGCATAAACTCTGAGAATCTGGATACACACTACACAAACAATTAGATTGATCCACACAAGGACCTGGAAGAATCTTAGGCAAAGATAACTCAACCCCAGAACTCAAATTACCTTCATTAGGCCACCCGGGTCCCCAACACAAAATCGATAAATCAATCGTCTTTAATCCACAAGTAAAATTAGACCCAGACGCAATTGCTTCAAACGAACCCCCTTCTGTCACATTCAAAGAATATCCCCCTCTCCCACCCCAACACACCGCAAATTGATTCGATTTCCTAATCCCACAACTATGGCTTTCTCCGAGCGACAACTTAAACAAGTCTCCCACCGAATCCGAAGGAACATCTAACTGACCAGAACTGTTATCTCCTTTGCAAACAACAGACTCACTTGAGTTTAACCCACACGCGTGTGAACCACCAGCTACAATACTATTCATCGACATGTTCGTAAAACCACTCTGTATCAAATTCGATAACACAGTATTGCTTCCCCAACACTTAACTTGTTGACTGCTGTTTAAAATTCCACAAGAGAAACCAAACCCAGATGAGATTGACGAAAACGAATCAGACCCAGGTGGCAAATTGAAATCTTTATTGCCTCTCCAGCAATAGACTGAGTTTGTACCATTGAAAGTGGCGCAGACTTGGTCGCCACCGACGGAGAGGTTGTTTAACAAAACGGTGTCGTTGAAGTAAAGGCGTTTGGAGCTGAAGTTGTTAGAGGGGTCCCAGCAGAGGAGACTGTAGCCACCGGAGCGGAGGCCACAGAGGAGGTTGGTGCCGCCGGAAATGGAGGTGAAGTTGGTGTTGGGATCGACGGATATGACTTGGCCACGTTGGTAGCATTGGATGCGTTGGGTTGGTTGTGAGGCTATTATGCCGCAAACGGTGGCGGAGGAGGAGATAACGGCGAGGGTGGCGCCGGAGCCGAGGGCGTGGGTTTTggagaggaggaggaggtggaggaagatgaggaagatggagggtAGTTTCGTCATTTAAAGAAGTGGGGTTTTCTGAAGGgtgtggtgggtttgggtttgagtttgagtttggtGTGCTTCATTGGGCGGAAATGGCCaagccagagagagagagagagaggcaaaagTGGGATTTTCAGCAGAAAAAGAACAGGGCGTATCTTTTTAAaagagagagttagagagagattggagagtaatttggttttttttgagagagagagagatatgtaGTTACAGGTTTAGTAGAATTGTAGCAGTAAGTAAAAAGTCATGAAAGTTAAAGCTTAAAGGTAGTGTTTGGTCTTGACAACTTTGATTGTGTGAACAGTGTTCACAATATTTACCAaggatttgttttcttttttttttttcttttttttttattaggagTGAGACTTGGGACTTGTGAGTTGTGAGAGACTTTGATTTGAAAAGAAGATGGAACACCACATCCTGATTTTGTCATGTACAGGAGTCTGTCACAGGACTCAGGAGGTTCACTGCAAAAAACCATTGTGAATTAGGATTTAGGAAAGGTTCATGTTCAATAAGAAGTAAGatgcaatttttcttttggaatttgaaAACTACAACCATAGGAAAGAAGATTTGAATCCTAATTCTTATCTTAGAAAAAAAGGAATAGTATTACCAAATTACAAGATTTGTAAAACAAGTAACtatataaattctaaaaataggGTTATGTTAACAGGTGTATTTAGgtcaattgttaataaactacgttaagaaaattttgacctcacttttattgaaaatataaaaaactgttaaaaaattattgttttatcattttttgattaaaaatagtttctaaaaatagttttgtaaaccaacatttttttttttgattgaaatttttgattGGGCAGAATTCACAAACTACTTACTTAATTCTAGCATTTAATATcgtatttggaattttttttttaaataaagagtTTTCATAATGTTAaaagatgtaaattttgaattagTATACGAACCGaaggatttcattttatttaggAAATGTTTGAGTTGttatcaacctaaagtcaatctactaaattaaaacaatttcatttaaaattaagattagataaaataattaaaattattttaaatttctatctAGAAAtattagtggtttttttttttttttttttttggagaagaatgGTATACTTTAATGATGTTTATGAGAGAACAgagattaaatttaatattaccTAGAATATAAGATACTATAATgatgcatgttcttattatatctttcatacttgcaaaattttaagaaaatcaaacaacaatTGCTATACTAttaaacaaatgttaaaatttcaagtttttgtaatttaaaaatgtgtataaaaaataagtttatttatcgaatagtaaataacatctgttttgaacgaaatttgatatgcatttAACAGTTGCATTTTCAAAATTAACACTCAAAATAGAGATACATGAGAGGTTTGtaatttttcctaaataatttttctttttgtttaaggTGCTTAAAAAATGctggtaaaaactaaaaacactgatTTTAATAATGAACCAAACACATCCTTAATCGTTTGTTGGTAGTACGGGGATCACCAAACACGGTTGTCGaaactaaaattcaaatactcGCCGCCACTGACGAACACGTAACATCGCTATCGTCTACGCGCCTGAATATGAAGCACGTGCATGCaataatgaaatgaaatgaagcaCAACCAAAGCAAATTTGTAAAACACAGGACAGGTGGCGCGATTTGACCAAAAAAGTCTGCGAATCCGTTTTATCTCAAAGTTAAAATCCGtgtacgtgtgtgtgtgtttttttaaaagcaattgtgttttttttagacTTGGCAAAATTGGATTCAActtaaattcaaagaaaaatattggaGTCGAACtcaagaatttttaattttgatctAAAGAAAAAATGGGTTGACCTGTGTTACTGTGTCACccttttttcaacaattttttatttttatatttatatttaattcaAACCATTTAAACTAGCAAATAATTTCAAATGCTAAACTACGTAAATGTAACATGATTTCAATCATCCAAaggtttttctccaaaaaaaaaaatctaatatgaCTATTGGgaggttcaaact of Quercus lobata isolate SW786 chromosome 8, ValleyOak3.0 Primary Assembly, whole genome shotgun sequence contains these proteins:
- the LOC115955374 gene encoding putative serine/threonine-protein kinase-like protein CCR3, whose translation is MTKLPSIFLIFLHLLLLSKTHALGSGATLAVISSSATVCGIIASQPTQRIQCYQRGQVISVDPNTNFTSISGGTNLLCGLRSGGYSLLCWDPSNNFSSKRLYFNDTVLLNNLSVGGDQVCATFNGTNSVYCWRGNKDFNLPPGSDSFSSISSGFGFSCGILNSSQQVKCWGSNTVLSNLIQSGFTNMSMNSIVAGGSHACGLNSSESVVCKGDNSSGQLDVPSDSVGDLFKLSLGESHSCGIRKSNQFAVCWGGRGGYSLNVTEGGSFEAIASGSNFTCGLKTIDLSILCWGPGWPNEGNLSSGVELSLPKILPGPCVDQSNCLCSVYPDSQSLCSGFGIICPVCKNVNSTQQPVPSPTPTPTPSSNSSPSKGLRRGLLAFCIVGSIGGFAGICTVIYCLWTGVCFGKKKVHNSVQPTITRAASSNNGTTSNNSPPSRSSTIRRQGSRIMRRQRSGTSSKHTDKAEEFSLAELAAATNNFALENKIGAGSFGVVYRGKLVDGREVAIKRGDTSLIMKKYQEKESAFDSELAFLSRLHHKHLVRLVGFCDEKEERLLVYEFMKNGALYDHLHDKNNVEKSSSVLNSWKMRIKIALDAARGIEYLHNYAVPPIIHRDIKSSNILLDAYWTARVSDFGLSLMGPESDRDYRPMKAAGTVGYIDPEYYGLNVLTAKSDVYGLGVVLLELLTGKRAIFKNGENGGAPISVVDFTVPAIMAGELGKVLDSRVGPPELNEAEAVELMAYTALHCVNLEGRERPTMADIVANLDRALSLCDHSHGSISSGTISIVSE